In the genome of Alistipes sp. ZOR0009, the window CTTTCCCGAGCCTTGGTTTTAGCTCCCCATTCGAGGAAAACCGCCATGCATGCTGCACCTCCATACGCTAGCCAACCGTCAACTCTTTCTAGCAATATGTCAATACACCTTCAAAGAACCTGCCTTAAATTTAGCTTATGAAAAACAAATTTCAAAATGTATAAAGATAGCCTTCCCGTTTTTATATTGGGGAGTAAGGCCTCTTTTTCGGTTGAGACTAGGCTCATAAAACGCACAAAAACAGCATTTACAGGCAACCTTCACAAAGGGAGTCTGGAATAAAAAAGAGGGAACCTGCAAGCAAATCCCCTCTTCTATAGTGTTAATATTGCAGCTACAGCGTTAGCTCCAGCCCAACAGAAAATATACGTGGACGAGGGTACCTTCCCGCCTCATCTATCCCCGACGATACCTCGGGATCGACTCCCGAATAGCCGCTAATAAGGAAGGCATTCTGAACGGTTGCCGACAAGTGCGGCCTAAGCTTCCCTCCAAAGGTGTAGCCCAACGAGATGTACTCCATGCGGAAAAAAGAACCATTCTCGACGTAAAAATCGGATGAAAGCTCCGGCCATACAAAAGAGCTCCGCTCTACGAGCTTCGGAATGTTCGCTATCGGCCATGTATGTAATCGTTCGTAGTACGAATAGGACGCGGTACCATTATACACGTAGCCACCCCACGAGGCCCTTCCCAGTAGATCTAAGCTCCAGCTTTTATACCGAAGCTGAGAGTGCAACGACATCAGCGTAGATGGGATGGATTTTTTGTAGGCATAATAATCGTCCAACGAGTTACCGATTACCCCCAAATCTTCGTACCTCCCCGCTTTTGGCTTTCCATTTGCATCGTAAATCTGCTTCCTCATGAAAAAAGCTCCGATAGGCTCTCCCGTTTTCTGCACCTTAACTCCGTTTATTTGCGTTATGCAGGAATCTACATCGTTGGTTGCGTACGACATGGAAAGGCCCATACGCCAGCTAAAGTCCTCTATTTTTAGGAGCAAGGCCTGTACCGACAGCTCCAAGTTGGACGATTTAAGGGAACCCGAATTAATAAGAGCCAAATTATTGAAATATGCCCCAGAAGGGTATAGAACAGTGGTTACAACATCATTCACCTTGTTGCGCTGGTAGGCAACCAAGGCGGCAACCCTACCAGAGTAAAGCTCCACCTGCCCTCCAACACGGAAGTTGGTAACGCTGCTTGGCTTAATATCCGAAGAAATCAAACCAGAAAAGCCAAACTCTGTTCCATCGTGCGTTTTTCCGATAGATGCAAATAGGCTGAGCTGGCTAACGGCAGTAGAGCTTAGCAGAAAAGACTCCTTTTTTATGTTCCAGGAACCATTGATGGTATACGAATTGAGGTCGGCATCCTTTCCGAAAAAGGAGTACTTCCGATTATGGAAGTTTAGACCAACCTGATACCTATCCAAAAGGCTGTAGCTAAACCTTGCAAAAGTGCCCTTATCCTTGGTGTCTACAGTCAGATCATTGTCGCTTTTCAGGCTACCCATTCTATTTAACACATCGAAGTAAGTGCTGCTAAAGCTGGTTCTCGAAATACCTACAGCCGCCTGAACCGATGATTGGAGCCACTTAAAATCCTTGTCGTAAGCTGCAGATAAATCCCAATTGGTATAGTCCACATCCTTACTTTGGATGTACGATAAAGCCCCTCTCCACTTTGTCCAAGCCGCGTTGCTATCGTCGCTATTATGCTGATCTTGCAGGGTACTTACGTTAGCAAACCCAGCCGCAAAGCTTAGCTCCTTCAGGAAGGGAAGCCTATAGGTAGCCTTAATGCTTTCGTTAATGTGCCGAACCTTGTTAGACCTATCAACCTGATTTAGGAGCGCAACTGGATTATTTGCACCCGCAGTTTCGAGGTTGCCATAGT includes:
- a CDS encoding TonB-dependent receptor plug domain-containing protein, with amino-acid sequence MHLKHLLHKKSILSLALIFYVFSAYSLNDRDSTNSKNGRKNVSYLGYIPKKDSASGVSPHRFAKGFNVQLPSLIQGQIPGLNIYSAGEPGKPFEVYNRLFTSFNLSPVTFYVVDNIPIYGDIGFLNLDDIASISFVDGGTAASIYGDRAVNGAIIVTTKSPTSTLRVAYTGSASVSYVPKQVDVYSANEFREVVRTFWPEAAARLGSANTNWQDAIYQNSFGHQHSVALSDSRSGIPIRASIGYTDQQGVVKTTDYRRFTGAIALSPSFFNDDLKVDMGVWFAKEKSTPMQTIYGQNPENPIKNAIFFNPTFPIYEDNKYGGYYGNLETAGANNPVALLNQVDRSNKVRHINESIKATYRLPFLKELSFAAGFANVSTLQDQHNSDDSNAAWTKWRGALSYIQSKDVDYTNWDLSAAYDKDFKWLQSSVQAAVGISRTSFSSTYFDVLNRMGSLKSDNDLTVDTKDKGTFARFSYSLLDRYQVGLNFHNRKYSFFGKDADLNSYTINGSWNIKKESFLLSSTAVSQLSLFASIGKTHDGTEFGFSGLISSDIKPSSVTNFRVGGQVELYSGRVAALVAYQRNKVNDVVTTVLYPSGAYFNNLALINSGSLKSSNLELSVQALLLKIEDFSWRMGLSMSYATNDVDSCITQINGVKVQKTGEPIGAFFMRKQIYDANGKPKAGRYEDLGVIGNSLDDYYAYKKSIPSTLMSLHSQLRYKSWSLDLLGRASWGGYVYNGTASYSYYERLHTWPIANIPKLVERSSFVWPELSSDFYVENGSFFRMEYISLGYTFGGKLRPHLSATVQNAFLISGYSGVDPEVSSGIDEAGRYPRPRIFSVGLELTL